A portion of the Fusobacterium nucleatum genome contains these proteins:
- a CDS encoding SpoIID/LytB domain-containing protein, with protein sequence MKKQLSLIFLSVLVLISCTNEPAKKVKTIKPNGDYKTGTTITTERGKREKIALENTIFKKLGLPLPYNTFGAAIPYLVPVNDNHKESFGVFEEYNEDKALKYFKNLSSRGHGDNSPYWRWKTSIKKSDLYSKAGSRLIAIYKNNPRNVLTLVNGEWQQTPIRNVGTVQDIIVAARGESGIITHMLVITSNSKYLIAKEFNIRKLLATNNALYGSKGEEGAYNSKPITPNVTSLPSAYLALEDEGRYINIYGAGFGHGVGMSQFAAGTLTKNGENYKNVLKRYYTNVKLSTVESVLGKDKEIKVGITTNGSLEHGRLTIFSSENKVQIYNDDFDITVGENERVDVRNTSGATTITLENGKTFKTKNPLNFNAKGEYLTLSPVRKGHTSSPRYRGVITIIPRGSNLRVINTLDIEKYLLQVVPSEMPKSFGVEALKVQAVAARTYAVSDILKGKYAQDGFHIKDTVESQVYNNQVENEEATRAIEETEGEIMTYDNMPIDAKYFSTSSGFTSHASNVW encoded by the coding sequence ATGAAAAAACAACTGTCTTTAATTTTTTTATCAGTGCTTGTACTTATCTCATGTACAAATGAACCAGCAAAAAAAGTAAAAACTATAAAACCTAATGGAGATTATAAAACAGGAACTACAATTACAACTGAAAGAGGAAAAAGAGAAAAAATTGCCCTAGAAAATACTATATTTAAAAAATTAGGGTTACCTTTACCTTATAATACTTTTGGTGCAGCAATTCCGTATTTAGTACCTGTTAATGATAATCATAAAGAAAGTTTTGGAGTATTTGAAGAATATAATGAAGATAAGGCTCTTAAATACTTTAAAAACTTAAGCTCAAGAGGACATGGAGATAATTCACCTTATTGGAGATGGAAAACAAGCATTAAAAAATCTGATTTATATAGTAAAGCAGGAAGTAGATTAATTGCTATATATAAAAATAACCCTAGAAATGTATTAACACTTGTAAATGGTGAATGGCAACAAACTCCTATAAGAAATGTTGGGACAGTTCAAGATATTATTGTTGCTGCAAGAGGAGAATCTGGAATTATAACTCATATGCTTGTTATAACAAGTAACAGTAAATATCTAATTGCAAAAGAATTCAATATTAGAAAACTTTTAGCAACTAATAATGCTCTTTATGGTTCAAAAGGAGAAGAAGGAGCATATAATAGTAAACCTATTACACCAAATGTAACATCTTTACCTTCTGCATATCTGGCTCTTGAAGATGAAGGAAGATATATTAACATCTATGGTGCTGGATTTGGACATGGAGTTGGAATGTCACAATTTGCTGCTGGAACTCTTACAAAAAATGGAGAAAATTATAAAAATGTTTTAAAGAGATATTACACAAATGTAAAACTTTCAACTGTTGAGTCAGTTTTAGGAAAAGATAAAGAAATTAAAGTTGGAATCACAACTAATGGAAGTTTAGAACACGGTAGACTTACTATTTTTTCATCAGAAAATAAAGTTCAAATATATAATGATGATTTTGATATAACTGTTGGTGAAAATGAAAGAGTTGATGTAAGAAATACTTCTGGTGCAACTACCATAACTCTTGAAAATGGAAAAACATTTAAAACAAAAAATCCTCTTAATTTCAATGCAAAAGGAGAATATTTAACATTAAGTCCTGTAAGAAAAGGACATACTTCTTCTCCAAGATATAGAGGAGTTATTACTATTATTCCAAGAGGCTCAAACTTAAGGGTCATAAATACATTAGATATTGAAAAATATTTATTACAAGTTGTTCCTAGTGAAATGCCAAAAAGTTTTGGAGTTGAAGCATTAAAAGTACAGGCTGTTGCAGCTAGAACTTATGCAGTTAGTGATATTTTAAAAGGTAAATATGCACAAGATGGTTTCCATATAAAAGATACTGTTGAAAGTCAAGTATATAATAACCAAGTTGAAAATGAAGAAGCTACTCGTGCAATAGAAGAAACAGAAGGAGAAATAATGACTTATGATAATATGCCAATAGATGCTAAATATTTCTCAACATCTTCTGGATTTACAAGCCATGCTTCTAATGTATGGTAA
- the kdsB gene encoding 3-deoxy-manno-octulosonate cytidylyltransferase, protein MKFLGIIPARYSSTRLEGKPLKMIEGHTMIEWVYKRAKKSNLDSLIVATDDERIYNEVINFGGQAIMTSKNHTNGTSRIAEVCEKMTEYDTIINIQGDEPLIEYEMINSLIETFKENKDLKMATLKHKLLNKEEIKNPNNVKVVCDKNDYAIYFSRSVIPYPRKNGNISYFKHIGIYGYKRDFVIEYSKMLATPLEEIESLEQLRVLENGYKIKVLETTHSLIGVDTQENLEQVINYIKENNIKI, encoded by the coding sequence ATGAAATTTTTAGGAATAATTCCTGCTAGATATTCTTCAACTAGACTTGAAGGTAAACCTTTGAAAATGATTGAAGGACATACTATGATAGAGTGGGTATATAAAAGAGCCAAAAAATCAAATCTTGATTCTTTAATTGTAGCAACAGATGATGAAAGAATTTATAATGAAGTTATAAATTTTGGGGGTCAAGCCATAATGACAAGTAAAAATCATACTAATGGTACTTCAAGAATTGCAGAAGTATGTGAGAAGATGACAGAATATGACACTATCATAAATATTCAAGGTGATGAACCTTTAATAGAATATGAAATGATAAACTCTTTAATAGAAACTTTTAAAGAAAATAAAGATTTAAAAATGGCAACACTAAAACATAAATTATTAAATAAAGAAGAAATTAAAAATCCAAATAATGTAAAAGTTGTCTGTGATAAAAATGATTATGCAATTTATTTTTCAAGATCAGTAATTCCATATCCAAGAAAAAATGGAAATATCTCTTACTTCAAACATATTGGTATTTATGGATATAAAAGAGATTTTGTGATTGAATACTCTAAAATGTTAGCAACACCACTTGAAGAAATCGAATCATTGGAACAACTTAGAGTTTTAGAAAATGGATATAAAATAAAAGTTTTAGAAACAACTCATAGCTTAATTGGAGTTGACACACAAGAAAATTTAGAACAAGTAATTAATTATATAAAAGAAAACAATATAAAAATTTAA